The genomic window CAGTTCCTGAATTTGTATTAAATGGAATTACTTTGGGAGCTAATTTGGTTGCCTTCTTTGGTTTTGCTATGTTGTTGTCAGTTATGATTAATAAGAAAAATGCAATATTCTTCTTCTTAGGATTTGCGATTGCAGCTTATTCAGGATTAAGTTTAACTGCAATTGCTGTGATTTCAGTGATTATGGCTGTCTTATTTTATCAGTTGAAATATGGTGATGGTTCATCTCTTCAAGGAGCAGGAGCAAGCGTTGATGAGTTAGATGAACTTGATGATGAATTAGATGATTAGGAGGAGAAAAAGATGTCACAAAAAGGATTAGAAGCACAAAGAAATTATCCATTACGTAAAAAAGTTAGAGAGTTTTTCTGGGGTGGATGGTGTATGCAGACAAACTGGAACTATGAAAGACAGATGAATACAGCATTCATGTGGGGAATTTCTAAAACAATTGATCGTCTGTATCCCAATCCAGATGAAGATGAAAAGAAAAAAGAAAGATATCGTGCAGGGTTAGAGTTCTTTAATATTACACCACAATTTGGTTCATTCGTATTAGGTTTGACTGCTGCAATGGAAGAAGAATATGCTGAAAAACCAGAAGTCTTTGATCCTAAAATGATTACATCAGTCAAAACGGCTTTGATGGGTCCATTATCTGGAATTGGTGATTCTCTGTTCCAAGGGACAGTAAGAATTATTGCAATGAGTATTGGTATTTCATTAGCTCAGCAAGGATCAATCTTAGGTCCGATCTTAGCGATGTTGATTTCATTTGGAGTTAGTTTCCCAATTACATGGTTTGGTGGGAAGTTAGGTTATACAAAAGGACA from Candidatus Stoquefichus sp. SB1 includes these protein-coding regions:
- a CDS encoding PTS system mannose/fructose/sorbose family transporter subunit IID encodes the protein MSQKGLEAQRNYPLRKKVREFFWGGWCMQTNWNYERQMNTAFMWGISKTIDRLYPNPDEDEKKKERYRAGLEFFNITPQFGSFVLGLTAAMEEEYAEKPEVFDPKMITSVKTALMGPLSGIGDSLFQGTVRIIAMSIGISLAQQGSILGPILAMLISFGVSFPITWFGGKLGYTKGQELIRQISESNLMDKLMYGCSIAGLMVVGGMSATLVNVTTPLKYGETLIVQEILDGIMPMMLPLALTGFMYFLVKKGVHPIAIVVCCFIAGIILNYFGILAA